From Motilibacter rhizosphaerae:
GCGGACGAGCGTCGCGTCGTTGTCGACGTGCCCGTGCTCGTCGAGCACGCCGCAGTGGCCGTGGTCGGTGAACTCGTCTAGGCACAGGTCGCTCATGACGACGAGGTCGTCACCGACCTCCTCGCGGACGGCGCGCAGCGCGACCTGGAGGATGCCGTCGGGGTCGGTGCCGGCGGAGCCGCGGGCGTCCTTCTCCAGCGGCACGCCGAACAGCATGATGCCGCCGACGCCGAGGGAGGCCGCCTCCGCCGCGGCCTTGCGCAGGGAGTCCACCGAGTGCTGGACGACGCCCGGCATCGAGGCGATGGGCTCCGGCTCCTGCGCGCCCTCCCGCACGAAGGCGGGGAGCACGAGGTGCCGGGGCTCCAGCGAGGTCTCCCCCACCAGCCGGCGCAGCGCCGGGGTCTGCCGCAGCCGGCGCGGGCGGACGGCGGGGAAGCCAGAGGACGCAGCCACTACTTCGCCTTCCGGCGCGCGGACGGGCGCTTCTCGGAGGGCTTGAGGACGGGCTCACCCGCCTCGACGGCGGCGAGGCGCAGCGAGCTCCCGTAGTCCGCCAGCGCGCGGGCCAGTGCCGCGACCGAGGGCTCGGGGGCGAGCACGTCGACGCGCAGCCCGTGCTCCTCCGCGGTCTTCGCCGTCGCCGGGCCGATGCAGGCCACGACCGTCGTCGCGTGCGGCTTGCCCGCGATGCCGACGAGGTTGCGCACCGTCGAGGACGAGGTGAACAGCACCGCGTCGAACCCGCCCGACTTGATCGCGTCGCGGATCGGCGCCGCGGGCGGCGCTGCCCGGACCGTGCGGTAGGCCGTGACGTCCTCGACCTGCCAGCCGAGCTGGGTCAGCCCGGCGACGAGGGTCTCGGTCGCGATGTCGGCCCGCGGCAGGAAGACGCGGTCGATCGGGTCGAGCACCGGGTCGTACTCCGGCCACTCGGCGAGCAGGCCCGCGCTCGACTGCTCGCCGCTCGGCACGAGGTCGGGCACGATGCCCCACGAGCGCAGGTCGGCAGCGGTCTGCTCGCCGACGGCGGCCACCTTGATGCCGGAGAAGGCGCGGGCGTCGAGGCCGTACTCCTCGAACTTCTCGCGGATCGCCTTCACCGCGTTGCGCGAGGTGAACGCGATCCACTCGTAGCGCCCGGTCACCAGGCCCTTGACCGCGCGCTCGACCTGCTGCGGAGTGCGCGGGGGCTCGACCGCGATGGTCGGGACCTCCTCGGGCACGGCCCCGAAGGTCCGCAGCTGCTCGGACAGCGCGCCGGCCTGCTCGCGAGTGCGGGGCACCAGCACCCGCCAGCCGAACAGCGCCTTGGTCTCGAACCACGAGAGCTTGTCGCGCTGGCTCACGACGTCGCCGACGACGACGACGACCTGGCCGTGGCACCCGTCGACGACGGCCTGCGCGTCGACCGCGAGCTGCCCGAGCGTCGTGACGACGGTCTGCTGCTGGGTGGTGGTGCCGTTGCAGGTCGCCGCGGCGGGGGTCGAGGCGGGGCGCCCGCCGGCCACGAGCCGCTCGCTGACCTCGGCCAGCCGCGACTCGGCGCCGAGCAGCACCAGCGTCGCTGAGCCCGCGCCGAGCGAGTCCCAGGCCACGCCCTTGCCGGAGACGTCGGCGACGCGGACCTCGGAGGCCTTGCCCGTGGTGAGCGGCACACCGGCGTACGCGGGCACCGCCGTCGCGCTGGACACGCCGGGCACGACCTCGAAGGCGACGCGGGCCTTGGCGAGGGCCGCCGCGACCTCGGCGCCGTGGCCGGCGAGGAACGGGTCGCCGGAGAACAGGCGCACGACGCTGCGCCCCTCCTTGGCGTGGCGGACGAGCACCCGCGCGAGCTCGGTGTCGGTGAGCCCCGCCTCCGAGGTGTCGACGCGCTCGGCGTCGGCACGTGCGTAGCGCTCGACGACGGCGGCGTGCAGGGCGAGGTCGCCCACGACGACGTCCGCCGCGCGGATGGCCTCGACGGCGCGCACGGTGAGCAGGCCCGGGTCACCGGGGCCGGCGCCGAGCAGGGCGACCGCGCCGGCGACGACGCGCGGCTTGGCCTTCTTGACCTCGAGGGACGCGCCCTGGGCAGGTCGGTCCTCGCCGCTCGGTGCGGTGCTGTCGGTAGGCGGGACGAGCCGGGTCGTCACGTCAGACACGCTCCCCAGGTAGGGGCCCGGGCATCCCGGGCAGGTGGGTGGCAGGCGCGTCCGGCAGCGGCGTCGATGACGCACCGGGGTGGAGCGGAGGGGCGGGAGGAGCAGGGGGCTCGCGGCTGGCGAGCGCCGGGGACAGCGCGGACGAGAGGGCGGGCACGAGGTCGGCGGCACCGGCCGCGAGCAGGTCGGCGGCGAGCCGCCGGCCGAGCGCGGCGGCCGACGCGGCGTCGGGCACCGGCCCGGTGACGGGCAGGCGCAGCACGTGGCCGTCGGGGGCGGCGACCAGCGCGCGCAGGTAGAGCTCGTCGACGCCGTCGTCGCCCTCGCCGACCTCGGCGAGCGCTCCCACGGGGGCCGAGCAGCCGGCCTCGAGCGCGGCCAGCACGCTGCGCTCCGCGAGGACGGCGAGCCGGGTCGGTGCCGACTCCAGCGCGGCGCACAGCGCGGCCGTCTCCGCGTCGTCGCTGCGGCACTCCAGCGCGAGCGCGCCCTGGCCGGGCGCGGGCAGCATCTGGAGCGGGTCGAGCACCTCGGTGACGGCGTCCGCGCGGCCGAGCCGCACGAGGCCGGCCCGAGCGAGCACCACCGCGTCCAGCTCGCCGTCGGTGACGAGGCGGAGCCGCGTGTCGACGTTGCCGCGGATCGGCACGACCTCGTGGCCGAGCCCGAGGGCGGCGAGCTGGGCCGCGCGGCGCGGGGAGCCGCTGCCGATGCGCGCGCCCGGGGGCAGCTCGGCGAGCGTGAGCCCGTCGCGGGCCACGAGGGCGTCGCGCGGGTCCTCGCGCTCGGGCACCGCGGCGAGCGCGACGCCCCTGGCCGGGGCGGTCGGCAGGTCCTTGAGCGAGTGGACCGCGAGGTCGACCTGACCGCTGACGAGCGCCTCGCGCAGGGCGCCGACGAAGACGCCCGTGCCGCCGATCTGCGCGAGGGCCGCGCGCGAGACGTCCCCGAAGGTCGTCACCTCGACCAGCTCCACCGGGCGGCCCGTCGCCGCGGTGAGCGCCGCCGCGACGGCACCGGACTGCGCCAGGGCGAGGGCGCTGCGCCGGGTGCCGAGCCGCAGCGCGCGCTGCCCCCCGCTCACGACGCGAGCCCGTCGCTGCGCAGCGTGACGCTGCCGCCGCTGCCCAGCCCGCCGCTGCTGCCCAGGCCGCTGCCGGCCTCCTCGCCCGGGCCCGGGCCCAGGTCGAACA
This genomic window contains:
- a CDS encoding bifunctional uroporphyrinogen-III C-methyltransferase/uroporphyrinogen-III synthase, with translation MTTRLVPPTDSTAPSGEDRPAQGASLEVKKAKPRVVAGAVALLGAGPGDPGLLTVRAVEAIRAADVVVGDLALHAAVVERYARADAERVDTSEAGLTDTELARVLVRHAKEGRSVVRLFSGDPFLAGHGAEVAAALAKARVAFEVVPGVSSATAVPAYAGVPLTTGKASEVRVADVSGKGVAWDSLGAGSATLVLLGAESRLAEVSERLVAGGRPASTPAAATCNGTTTQQQTVVTTLGQLAVDAQAVVDGCHGQVVVVVGDVVSQRDKLSWFETKALFGWRVLVPRTREQAGALSEQLRTFGAVPEEVPTIAVEPPRTPQQVERAVKGLVTGRYEWIAFTSRNAVKAIREKFEEYGLDARAFSGIKVAAVGEQTAADLRSWGIVPDLVPSGEQSSAGLLAEWPEYDPVLDPIDRVFLPRADIATETLVAGLTQLGWQVEDVTAYRTVRAAPPAAPIRDAIKSGGFDAVLFTSSSTVRNLVGIAGKPHATTVVACIGPATAKTAEEHGLRVDVLAPEPSVAALARALADYGSSLRLAAVEAGEPVLKPSEKRPSARRKAK
- the hemC gene encoding hydroxymethylbilane synthase, giving the protein MSGGQRALRLGTRRSALALAQSGAVAAALTAATGRPVELVEVTTFGDVSRAALAQIGGTGVFVGALREALVSGQVDLAVHSLKDLPTAPARGVALAAVPEREDPRDALVARDGLTLAELPPGARIGSGSPRRAAQLAALGLGHEVVPIRGNVDTRLRLVTDGELDAVVLARAGLVRLGRADAVTEVLDPLQMLPAPGQGALALECRSDDAETAALCAALESAPTRLAVLAERSVLAALEAGCSAPVGALAEVGEGDDGVDELYLRALVAAPDGHVLRLPVTGPVPDAASAAALGRRLAADLLAAGAADLVPALSSALSPALASREPPAPPAPPLHPGASSTPLPDAPATHLPGMPGPLPGERV